In the Helicobacter cetorum MIT 99-5656 genome, TTTTTGACGATGATAATTAGGCACACCTTCTAAGGTAATCTTAGTGCCTATTGCTGAATCCAAACGCCTATAAGTTTGTAGATTCACTTGATTTGGATCAAAAAAGAGTTTTTTAACAGAGCTTTTTAGGATTAAATCAATAGCACCTTGCACCAAATCACTTGTTTCTATTACTTCAGCTAAGATACCATTCTTAGATTGAATGCTTTCCTTAGCTTCTTGGGTATAGCGAGAATCAGTAATAAAGAATGCACGCTCATCTAATCGCAAAAATAAGGCATTGTCACAACTATATGCACATTCAAAAAACATCGCATTTTCATTGAGTGTGAAATGCGAATCTCTTGCTAACTCTCTCATAACAACCCCTTTTGCTATGTTACTGGTTATTGACTGAATTATTGTTAGGGTTATTTTGTTGGGCTTCTTGGAAAGCTTTCATTTCTGCTAGAATATTTACCATTGCCATTAAAGCCATGTTGTAACCAAGCGGACCGAACCCCATAATTACGCCCCCACAAGCTGCTCCGGTGTAAGAATTTTTTCTAAATTCTTCTCTAGCCTGAATATTAGTCAAATGCACTTCAATCACAGGTTTTCCTGCCAACATAATCGCATCAGCAATCGCAATAGAAGTGTGGCTAAACGCTCCAGGATTAATGATAATGCCTTCATAATCACTACCCACGCTCTCTTGGATTTTATCAATGATTTCACCCTCAAAATTCGTTTGGAAAAACTCCAACTCCACATCTAAGTTACTCTGCTTGACAAAAGTTTGCATGATTTCATGGATTTGGTCTAAAGTTACCATACCATAAAGTCTAGGGTCGCGATGTCCTAGCATGTTAAGATTAGGACCTTGAATAACTAAAATTTTCATTATCTCTCCTTAGATTAAAGTATATTTAGGGGGCATTATACCATAAGTTCTAGGTTTTTATCCCCTAGCCAAAAGAGATTAGACTTTAGAATTTGCCCTTAAAAAGACTCCCATAACAACCATTCCTACAAAAAAACTTCCTGTAATAAAAAAGTCAAAAGGGTCAAATCCTATGCCATAAATTAAGTAAAAAGTTAGAACGCTCAATATAAAAAAGGATATTAAAGCGTTTTGTCTTAAACCATTCCAAAATATTTTAATTAGAATAATACAAAATGCTATAAATATAATAAGCCCTATAATACCTCTAGTCGCTAGAATATGAATAAGCTGATTATCATATCTTTCAATACATAAAATCAATTCTTTTTGTCTGTATGAATGCGATAAAGATAGAATTTCATCTAATCGCTGACACTTTTCACTCGCTGCCATTCCAAATAAAGGGCGTAGTTTAAGGATAGTTAAGGCTTCCTTCCAGCGTTCTAACCGCCATCCTATACTACTATCAGCATCTTTTTTTGCATAGCGTTTTAAATCCGCTTCAAAGCTTTGACTTTGAACTCTAGACTGCTCTATAGCTCCTTTTTTTTCTAAAATGCCACTTTGTGTATATAAACCGCTTAAAACAAGAGTCACAAAGCCCATATAAATCAGTTGTTTAAGAGATTTTTGAAAATATAAAACAAAACATGAAAGGATTAAAAAAGTAGCACTAAAGGCGATTAAAGCACTTCTTGTAGCACTAAAAATAACAACTAGAAACCCTACAAAAATAGAGAGTGTGAAATAAAACTTTTCTTTTTTATCTTGTGAATAAAGAGCATAAACATAACAACCCAAAATTGACACACTCACCAATACAACATACTCTTTAACCGTGCTAAAACCTTGTACTCTAGGCATGTTGAAATAAAACTTCTGCACTAAAGACAACAAGCCATTAAAAAAGTTTGCTACGCACATGCTGTAAAAAATGATTTTTTGATTGAGCTTGATTTTTAAACGACTTGCAAAAACCAAACATAGCGTTCCAAGAATATAGGTTAAAGACATGTTTAGTGCAAACAAATTGTAGCGAAAGGTTTGACTATCATACATGCTAAACATGTTAGGAAAGACACTTAAAAACACACCCAAAAAAGCCACAGAAAGCCATTTAAAGGGCATTTTTTTCAAGTTATTGATTCTAAAAGTCTCTTTTAAAGACGCCTGCAAATAGCATTTTAATAATAAAAACACCACCAAAACTATCAATAAGACTTGTGTTAGGGGCTTTTTAAATGAAGTGAGAAAGAAAAGGGCAAAAATCAGGGTAAAAACATAGTCTGCATTGAATAATACCCTTAAACGCTCTTTCAATGTGAATCCACCATAAATCTTGAGAACTCTATCTGTCTTTAATGCCTAGCTTTTCAATCAAAACCATGTAGCGTGCATGCTCTGTGCGTTTAATATACTTCAATAAATTGCGTCTTTGAGCGACTAACTTTAAAAGCCCTAGGCGACTTGAATGGTCTTTAGGATTAGCTTTCAAATGCTCTGTTAAAGATTTGATTCTCTCACTCAACAACGCTACTTGAACCTCACAAGAACCAGTATCATTTTCTTTAGTAGCAAACGCCTTAATGATTTCTTGTTTTTTCTCCAAATTTAAAGCCATAACGACCTCCTAATTGGTAATTGAAATTTAAAAAAGTGATTATATCGTAAAATTAGCTTTTTTAGTTCATAGATTATGAACTTTTATAATTATGCATACCCCTTAGACTAGAAAACACGCCAAAAGAAGATTCAAATTTATTTTTCTAATTTAGTGGATAGTTTATTCTCTTTTTGGCATATGAAGTGAAAAAATTTAGCAACAAATCCGCCCCTAACCCTAGCTGAGAAATATAGTCTAAATGATTTATGCCCCTAGAATAACCGTAAGTGATTAAGCCACAATAAGCTAGACCGATAGCATTATTGGGGCATTACCGATAACCCACCTTAAAATTTACCTCTAGCATGGCAAGAGATTGCTTAGAGATTTTATTAGCGAAAATAGAAGTCTTTGTGGTTTGTATTATGGGTTTATAATAGGGCATCTTGGAGATGATTCAATAAGATTTGTTGCATGAGTTTGTCCCACACAGTGACACTAATCTCAGTAAAACCGGTCAGAATACTAGCACAATTGGAATAAATGGCGTTTTGAAGCTTTGTGGGGTAGGGATTAAAGTGAGAACAAACATTATGGTTGCCCCCACTAGGCACATTTTCATAAGTCATGTTTTCATCATGATTATAACCTTTAGTCATACTTATACAAGAGAATTTTTAGCTTTTCTGCATAAAGCCTATAGAAGTGCTGTTAAAAATTTGAGTGAGGTCAAAAGTTAGTGTAATAAATCGCTCGCATGATTTAGAATGGTTTTTGGGGTATGTCAGTATCCTTCACTCTTTTTGGCCTAACTTTTTCAACTATTTTAGGCAATTGTTTTAATCTCTTGGGCTTCTAAAAACCTGGTTTCAAACCCCTCTTCTATAAAAAAGCCACTTTTTTTCATGGGCTTCTAAGGGGTTAAACAAACTTGTTAAAATGAAATCTAATTGTTTGGTGTGTTTTAAAAATTTATTTTATTTAGTAATCTTTGGTTTTCCTTGATTAAATTGTGTTAAGTTGATTGTGCAAAGAAGGCTATTATACTTTGCAATAGCTTTTTAAAGGGATTTTAAGGGTCATAAAGGGGCTTAATGGGTTAATGTTTTTTAATATCCGTTTGTAATTAATATCTTTTTGCTCTGTGTTTAATTCACTTCTTAGCAAATAGGCACAATAGAATTTAAATGCATGCGTTTTTGTTAAAAGGGGTTTTTTATTCTTTTCTAAAAACTCGCCCATGTCTTTGTAGCTCTTGTCTTTAATCTTAATAACGCTAATATTTGTAAAACCATAATTTAGGCACAATTCTATTGCCCTTATACTTGCATCCATGCCTGCCTTGTCGTTATCTAGTGAAAAACATATTTCAACATTTTGTTTTTTTAGTAAAAATAGATGCTCTTTAGTAAAAGCAGTCCCTAAACAACAAACTGCAAAATTATAATTAAAAAATTCATATGCCATTACATCAAAAAAGCCCTCGCTTAATATAATTTGCTTCTTCTTAGCGATTTCACGGCTGGCTCTGTGATAGTTATGTGAAACACCCCTCGCTAAAGCGAGGAGCTTCCTAACTAAAGCACCCTACTGAATGCTAATACGAAAGGCTTTGCTCTTTAAAGTCTGCAAGGCTATTTCCTAACCCAAGAAGACTTAACCCTTTGCTTAAAATATTACTTGCGGCGTTTATATCTCTATGCTCTATATATCCGCAATTTTGACACAGATATTCTCTATGATTTAATTTAAGCTCGTGGTTGATTTGCCCACAACTATGACAAGTTTTACTCGTATATTGTGGGGGAGCTTTCACTAACAATTTGCCATTATGCTGTTGTTTGTAGTCTAAAAAAGAGATGATTTGATAGAATGAAGTATTTAGTATAGACTTATTAAGCCCACTCTTTTGTTTAACATTTTTGAGTTTGGCTCTTTTGGTCATGTTCTTAATTTGTAAGTCTTCAACTACTATCAATTCAAATTGCTTTGAAAGTTCGCTTGTGATTTTATGGTATCTGTCTAGTTTTTGATAGCTTGATTTATCAAAGGCTTTGTTTAATTTTTTTTGAGTTTTGTAAAAATTACCTCCTAGTTTGATTTTATTTTGTTTAGATTTTAAAACCCTACGGCTTTGTTTTCTTTGTAGTCTTTTAAATTCTTTAGAGTATTTTTTAAAAGAATGTAGTTTAGAATAAGTAGGAATAAGTCGTTTTAGATTGATATTTTCATCTACTTTTAAACCTAGTTCTTTCATGTCTTTTTGGTATTGTTCTAGGTCGGTTAGTTTTTCATATTCTTTTAAATCAACGCTTAAAGCTATATCATAGATATTTAAGTCCACACCGACACAATTTCTAGGCTCTTTAATAGTGTTAAGCTCTTTTTCGTATTCTATGCTAAAACTAACAAAATATTTTTGATGAGAGCAAGAGACTACGATTTGTTTAATCTTAGCATTAAGGGGTAAGTCTCTATGCATACGCATTTTTAAGGGCATTTTCATTAAGTTAAACATCTTAAAGCGTTCGTTAAAGTCTTTGATAGAAAAGCCTTGATTATTCCAAGTAAAACTTTGTTTAGCAAATTTAGAGTTTTTAAATTTAGGAAAGCCCCTATTTTTGACTTTAAAGGCATCTCTTAAGGCTCTTTCTGCATTCATGCGTGATTGTTGAGCGACTACACTACTAAAACTTAAATTCCTAGCTTTTAAATGGTGCTTAATCGCACTATCTAATTCGCTTGATTTTTGCCATTTTCTTTGTTTAGTGGGTAAATCTTTGTTTTTTTCGTATTGCTCTTGTTGTAGATTTAAGCAAATGTTATAGGCTTGGTTATAGACAAAAAAAGAGTGTTGTAATTTGGTCTGTTGCTCTTTGGTAGGATACAAACGAAATTTAAAGCCCTTATTTACTTTCATAGAAAGATTTTAGCATAATTTAGTTAAACTTGGTCTATGAAACAAATTGATAATATTAGACATGGCAGACATTGTGTTTTTTTAATGCATGTGCATTTAGTATTTGTAACTAAATATAGGCGTAAAGCATTCAACAAAGAAGTTATAGACTTTTTAGGTTCTGTATTTGCTAAGGTATGCAAAGACTTTGAAAGCGAGTTAGTAGAATTTGATGGGGAAAGCGACCATGTGCATTTACTTATCAATTATCCACCAAAAGTTAGTGTTAGTAGGTTAGTTAATTCTTTAAAGGGTGTTAGTAGTCGTTTGGTTAGACAACAAAATTTTAAAAATGTTAAAGCTACTTTGTGGGGCAATCATTTATGGTCGCCTAGTTATTTTGCTGGAAGCTGTGGGGGTGCTCCTTTAGAAATCATTAAGCAATATATCCAAGAGCAAGAAACACCAC is a window encoding:
- the aroQ gene encoding type II 3-dehydroquinate dehydratase, coding for MKILVIQGPNLNMLGHRDPRLYGMVTLDQIHEIMQTFVKQSNLDVELEFFQTNFEGEIIDKIQESVGSDYEGIIINPGAFSHTSIAIADAIMLAGKPVIEVHLTNIQAREEFRKNSYTGAACGGVIMGFGPLGYNMALMAMVNILAEMKAFQEAQQNNPNNNSVNNQ
- a CDS encoding O-antigen ligase family protein → MKERLRVLFNADYVFTLIFALFFLTSFKKPLTQVLLIVLVVFLLLKCYLQASLKETFRINNLKKMPFKWLSVAFLGVFLSVFPNMFSMYDSQTFRYNLFALNMSLTYILGTLCLVFASRLKIKLNQKIIFYSMCVANFFNGLLSLVQKFYFNMPRVQGFSTVKEYVVLVSVSILGCYVYALYSQDKKEKFYFTLSIFVGFLVVIFSATRSALIAFSATFLILSCFVLYFQKSLKQLIYMGFVTLVLSGLYTQSGILEKKGAIEQSRVQSQSFEADLKRYAKKDADSSIGWRLERWKEALTILKLRPLFGMAASEKCQRLDEILSLSHSYRQKELILCIERYDNQLIHILATRGIIGLIIFIAFCIILIKIFWNGLRQNALISFFILSVLTFYLIYGIGFDPFDFFITGSFFVGMVVMGVFLRANSKV
- the rpsO gene encoding 30S ribosomal protein S15, with the protein product MALNLEKKQEIIKAFATKENDTGSCEVQVALLSERIKSLTEHLKANPKDHSSRLGLLKLVAQRRNLLKYIKRTEHARYMVLIEKLGIKDR
- a CDS encoding toprim domain-containing protein encodes the protein MAKKKQIILSEGFFDVMAYEFFNYNFAVCCLGTAFTKEHLFLLKKQNVEICFSLDNDKAGMDASIRAIELCLNYGFTNISVIKIKDKSYKDMGEFLEKNKKPLLTKTHAFKFYCAYLLRSELNTEQKDINYKRILKNINPLSPFMTLKIPLKSYCKV
- a CDS encoding RNA-guided endonuclease InsQ/TnpB family protein, which produces MKVNKGFKFRLYPTKEQQTKLQHSFFVYNQAYNICLNLQQEQYEKNKDLPTKQRKWQKSSELDSAIKHHLKARNLSFSSVVAQQSRMNAERALRDAFKVKNRGFPKFKNSKFAKQSFTWNNQGFSIKDFNERFKMFNLMKMPLKMRMHRDLPLNAKIKQIVVSCSHQKYFVSFSIEYEKELNTIKEPRNCVGVDLNIYDIALSVDLKEYEKLTDLEQYQKDMKELGLKVDENINLKRLIPTYSKLHSFKKYSKEFKRLQRKQSRRVLKSKQNKIKLGGNFYKTQKKLNKAFDKSSYQKLDRYHKITSELSKQFELIVVEDLQIKNMTKRAKLKNVKQKSGLNKSILNTSFYQIISFLDYKQQHNGKLLVKAPPQYTSKTCHSCGQINHELKLNHREYLCQNCGYIEHRDINAASNILSKGLSLLGLGNSLADFKEQSLSY
- the tnpA gene encoding IS200/IS605 family transposase, producing MKQIDNIRHGRHCVFLMHVHLVFVTKYRRKAFNKEVIDFLGSVFAKVCKDFESELVEFDGESDHVHLLINYPPKVSVSRLVNSLKGVSSRLVRQQNFKNVKATLWGNHLWSPSYFAGSCGGAPLEIIKQYIQEQETPH